In a genomic window of Longimicrobium sp.:
- a CDS encoding phage baseplate assembly protein V, with amino-acid sequence MIADPLLFDLEARLPRGYGGLFYGAYPALVKDVADPDGQGRVKVSLPWSPDPDGAAYEAWARLATLMAGNNRGSWFVPDVNDEVLVVFAGGDPRFPCVVGALWNGEDAPPESMDGAGRNYLKVLRSRNGVQVTLDDHDGQEKMVLETPGGCKVTLQDGPGAITIQDSNGNSVKLETAGITVTAAAKVTVQASTVEVTAGSVAVNTGMATFSGVVQCSTLITNSVVSASYTPGAGNIW; translated from the coding sequence GTGATCGCCGATCCCCTCCTCTTCGACCTGGAGGCCCGCCTTCCCCGCGGCTACGGCGGCCTGTTCTACGGCGCGTACCCCGCGCTGGTAAAGGACGTGGCCGATCCAGACGGGCAGGGGCGCGTCAAGGTGTCGCTCCCCTGGTCGCCGGACCCGGACGGCGCCGCGTACGAGGCGTGGGCCCGGCTCGCCACGCTGATGGCGGGGAACAACCGCGGCAGCTGGTTCGTTCCCGACGTGAACGACGAGGTGCTGGTGGTGTTCGCGGGCGGCGACCCGCGCTTTCCCTGCGTCGTCGGCGCCCTGTGGAACGGCGAGGACGCGCCGCCGGAGAGCATGGACGGCGCCGGGCGCAACTACCTCAAGGTGCTGCGCAGCCGCAACGGCGTGCAGGTGACGCTGGACGACCACGACGGGCAGGAGAAGATGGTGCTGGAGACCCCCGGCGGGTGCAAGGTCACCCTGCAGGACGGGCCGGGCGCCATCACCATCCAGGACTCCAACGGCAACTCGGTGAAGCTGGAGACCGCCGGCATCACCGTGACCGCCGCGGCCAAGGTCACGGTGCAGGCGAGCACGGTGGAGGTGACCGCGGGTTCGGTGGCCGTGAACACGGGGATGGCCACCTTCAGCGGCGTGGTGCAGTGCAGCACGCTCATCACCAATTCGGTGGTGAGCGCCAGCTACACCCCCGGCGCGGGGAACATCTGGTGA